GCACGCCGACAAGATTTTCATATGAGATGATTTTAATGGACATATTGGGGAGACGGCTAGGGGCTATGATGATGTACATGGCGGGTTCGGTTTTGGGGTTAGGAATGAAAGTGGTTCTCCGTTGCTGGATTTTGCTAGAGCCTTTGATTTGGTGCTAGCTAACCCGTGCTTTCAGAAGAGGGAGGACCACTTGTTCACGTTCCGGAGCGCGGTAGCCAAGACTGAGATTGATTACTTACTCTGCAGAAAGAGGGATTGAGGTCTTTGCACTGATTGCAAGGTTATTCCGAGTGAGTCGCTTTCGACCCAACATAGGCTCTTGGTTATGAACTTGGAGATTAAGAGGGAAAAGAAGCAGAGAGCGGTGTTTGGTCAACCTAagatcaagtggggagccttgactgAGGACAAAGCTCAGGCATTGGGGGAGAAGTTGTTAGATATGGGGGCTTGGAGGAGTTGTAGGGATGCGAGTAGTATGTGGACCTCGACAACGAACTGCATTAGGGAAGCTGCTAGGGCGGTGTTAGGGGTCACGAAGGGTTTCTCCaggtggtggaatggagaggtctAAGGTAAAATAGAAACCAAGAAAGCGGCGTATATGAAGCTAGTAAAGAACGCCGATAGGGAGGAGAGGAGGACGCTTATGGAGTGTTATAAGAAGGCTAAGAAAGAGGCGAAGTTAGCAGTCACGGTGGCTAAGACCGCAACATTTGAACACTTGTATGCGGAACTTGGGGGCAGAGGTGGTGACAAAAGATTGTTCAAGTTAGCCAAGTTTCGAGAGAGGAAAGCTCGGGACCTAGACCGAGTGAGCTGAATCAAAGACGAGGATCACAAGGTATTGGTAGAAGAGGCGTGTGGGGGAGGGTGGTGGAGAAGAGGGTGAgaaggagtgtgtctatttcggAGAATCGGTTCGGTTTCATGCCGAAGCGTTTGACCACAGAAGCCATTTATTTGGTGAGGAGGTTGATGGAGCAGTATCGGGAGAGAAAGAGGGACCTGCATATAGTGTTCGTCGATTTAGAAAAAACTTACGATAAAGTCCCAAGGAAGGTTCTATGGAGATGTCTGGAGGTTAGTAGTGTTCTGAtagcatacattagggtgattaaggatattACGATGGAGCGAATACTCGGGTGAGGACTGTGGGAGGAGACTCGGACTATTTTCTTGTGATGATGGGGTTACATCAGGGTTCAgctcttagcccatttttatttgccCTGGCGATGGACGAGCTGACGCGCCACATTCAGGGGGAGGtgtcatggtgtatgttatttgcataTGACATAGTGCTAATCGATGAGACGCGCCGCGGGGTTAACAATTGGCCGGAGCTGTGGAGGCAGACCccggagtctaaaggtttcaagttgagtaggactaaaATTGAATACttagagtgcaagttcagcgtGGGGACGCATGAAACAGAAGTGGAGGTGAAGCttgattcacaagtcatccccaagagagataGTTTCAAATACCTTGGGTCTGTTATTCAAGGGAACGAGGAGATTGACAAGGATGTTATGCATCGTGTTGGAGCGGGGTGGATGAAATAGAGGCTTGCGTCTGGTGTTTTGTATGATAGGAATGTGCCACCGAgacttaagggcaagttctacAAAGTGATAGTAAggccgactatgttgtatggagctgagtgttggccagtcaagaaatttcatgtccagaagatgaaagtaacaGAGATGAGGATActaagatggatgtgtgggcataccagaAAGGACcgaattaggaatgaagttattaggaacaaggtgggtgtggcccctgtgGAAGACAAGTTGCGGGAGTCGAGGctaagatggttcgggcatgtgaagaggaaaCACACCGATGCCCCAGTGAGGAGATGCGAGAGGTTGACCGTAGAGGGTCAGAGGAGAGGTAGAGGGAGGCCTAGGAAGTACTGGGGAAAGGTGATTAGGCAGAACATGGCACtacttcagcttaccgaggacatgaccctcgatAGGGAGGTGTGGCGGTCGAGGATTAGGATTGTGGGTTAGTCGAGAGTCTCTTCTAGTCGTACTAGTAGTATTAGTATTAGTCTTGTATTCTCCTATTCCGAGTTCCTTGTTGATTAGACGATGTGGCATTATTGCCGGTAGTTTTCGTACTTCTCTTATAGCTTCGTATTCCTAGTTTCTCTGCTATTACATGCTGTGCTATTTGTTTCTACTATCTTATTTCCTTGTCATTGTTAATGTTTGCTTATTGTGTCCTTTTcacttttcttgagccgagggtctatcgaaaacagtctctcttCCTTCATAAGGTAGAGGTAAAgtttgcgtacacattaccctccccataccccacgtGTGGGATtgcactgggtttgttgttgttgttgttgtttgtgaaGTCTAGAGATCCTACCAAGTAACGTTGAGCCTTGTGGAATATCATTCAAGCCGTGCTTGAGCTCTTGGGTTTCTGGTCAATGCCGATCTGTGCTTGAGCTCCCTTATGGACATGTCTAGGCAAGCAAGTTTGTCGAAAGCTCAAATTGGCTCAGCTCTTTTACATTCCTAACCTCAATAATCATCCCTTGTTCTGCCAAATTTCTGATTTAAATTATTTGGCTAAGATTCTGTTATTTGACGGTCTAATCCACTTTTTATGTATGGTAAATGCGTTGATCCTTGTTTTTTTTATAAATGCACGCTGATGTGTATCTGGACCATGTGCGATGAATTTCCATGCCTTCATGTGTTTCtagatttttttgttttttgtaatgACTATTGTTGGATTTGTGAAAGATGCTTATTGTTTCAAAATTTTGTTATGTTTTCTGTTGTTTGCGAATTTTTGCAGGTTCGATCAGCTACTTTAGATACATGGCTTCCTGAACAAGTTGCATTTATTCAATGTAAGTTTTTTTATTAAACTCTTACAGTTTTGATGTTGATATCATACATAATTAGTAGCCTAAAACTGTTGATCTGATACATAAATAGCCCAATTGTACATAATCCCTTTTCTGATGCTGGTATAGCAATGGGAAACGAGAAGGCAAATAGTTATTGGGAAGCGGAGCTTCCTCCAAATTATGATAGAGCTGGTATTGAGAATTTCATCCGTGCAAAGTATGTCTTTACTAATCCCTGGCTTTAGCAATCATTTATCCTTTAATCTAGTATTTTGCAACTCATCTAAGGCAGTATCTGTGTTTTGCTTAGATATGAAGAGAAGAGGTGGATCCGTAAGAATGGGAAGGAAAAATCAGTTTCCAAGATTCAAGAAGAGTTGGCCACAGTGCAACGTCAACAACGTTGTGACAAAACTGGCCATGAGCATGCTACTAACTCCGGCGGTTCATCTAATGAGCAGATAAGCATACAACGCCCTAGCATAAAGCAAGATATACCTTCTGCTAGATTCAGTATACCTCTGCCTCCAAGAGCACCAGAGCAAGTACGTCAAACCTATGTTTCAAACTCTGAATCATATAGTTCAACTCATGAAAAAGTATCTTCGGATGTGGTTCCTCAGCAGACAAGTCAGAAGACACAACCAATTGCAGTCATTGAATCTGCAAAGCAGGTCGCAGAAGTTGCCTATCCTCCTAAAGTTGATATTGCTACTGATCTTTTCGACATGCTTTCTATGGATTCTCCAAATGACAATGGAGCAGAAGCTGCTTCTGTAGATGATAACTCGTGGACAGGTTTTCAATGTACGTTAAGTCACACTTTTGTAAGAACTGTCTTTTCTTTATCTTTACTTTCCTCTTTACCTTGGGGAGAGCATGGTCAATCCCAGTACAGACAAAAAACTTAGTTGATCTCCCCCCGATCTACCTAAATCTTGGTGGACAGGTTACACGAactttattttttctttcctctttagCTTGAGGGAGAGCATGGGTTCAAATCCCAATAGGGGCAAAAAAGTTAGGCCACCTTCTCCCATAAGCCTAAGCCTTGGTAGGAAAATGGGATAATTCATGTAGCAATTGGAATAGTAGAGGTACGTGCAAGTTAGCTAGGACACCGGCATTATAACCAaattggaaagaaaaaaaaaaaagcatggGCATTCTTTTGtctatttctttctattttagtATGATCCATAATTTTCCGTTCCCTCTACATCTACTTTTGAGTGAGGGTGAATGAACCCTCAGGTTGCGGGTTCAAGTCATCAAGGGAGCAAAGTAGGGAGCTCCTCCGAAGGGGTGAATGATAGTTTGAGAAAAGCAAAAACACTgtattgcagttgctatgtcaTTTGTTTAGCGCATTTTATTCTAATCGAACCTTGTAAACTTCTCAGCTGCTCAAGAAGCAATAGCAGCAGCGAAAACTGGTGTTGCAAAATCTGATCATCGGAAATCCCAATCTGCTTCTGCGGTAGAAGATTTATTCAAGGATTCaccatcattgtcatcatcaatTTCAACTTCTTCCTTGACCGAGAAGCTTCCAGAAGATGTCAAAAATGATATCATGAGCCTTTTTGACAAGGTATTATCCCTATTCAGAACTGGAGCTTTAAGTTGTTCTTGGTCTTTCTTATTATAGAAGGTGCAAGTAGCACACGTCGATGATAAAATAGAGGTCACTTGAAATGGTTTGTTTGGTCATGTCTTGCCTCGACCTCCAGATGCAACAGTATGTACTTACGAAAACATGGTGAGTGAAGGTGTTAAAAGGGGATGAGTTAGACCTAAAATTACATGGGAAGGAAATTGTCTCAAAAAACCTACAATCTCTTGGAATCCACGCAGGCCTAGCGAAAAATAAGGCATAATGGAAAAAAAAAGTTTCTATATTGGCGATACCTATTACTTGGGACTAAATTTTAATCACGGTAGTAtgttcactttaggtattatgttCTCTAGGAGTCTTTTAGTCGAGATTTATATGTCAAgagaaaatgtataaaatttctATCATCGTCATTATTGTACAATATGGGCCTAAGATGAACTTAATAGGGGTTGCATGgtcagtgaggattcatatagttaACCGTAACTTGCTCTGTTATTGAGGCATAATCTATATAGtcaaattccttttatttaaaaataattttgagtTTTCTGCAGTCCAATATGGTGTCACCATTTGCTATGCATCAGCAACAACTTTCCCAGCTAGCTCAACAACAGTCTCTTCTAATGGCTGCTGCCGCTGCTAGTGGCGCTTTAAAAATCCCTGGGGATGTTCAACAAGGACCAAATGGCTCCAATATAGTGAATCAAAGTTGGCCAAATGTAAGCTACCAGTTCCCTGGAATGACGATGCCAGCCAGTGGAAAGACTGAACTGGAGAAATATTTGCAGTTCAAAAATGCATGAATGTTGAGTTTTTTGTTGGAATATTGCTATAAACTCTGCTAAAACTGTTTTTCGTTGCTTGTAAACTAGGTGGGCACTGGGGGAGCAACACATTTAGCTGGAAACTCTGTGCCACTTTCAACATCGAGGTGCTTACTTCTTGTTCTATGTCATTTGCGGACTGTAGATTGGTCTCATAATAGCTAGATTTAGATGCAACAAGTTCTTTTCTTGAAggcataatctgaagtggaaaacCTGAGGATAGGTTCtgtctaatttttttaattttaaaagaaaaaaatagttgtTAATTAGACACAACCTATCCTCAGGTTTTTTACTTCAGATTACACCTTTTGTCCGCATAAAATGGACTGTAGCATAATAAACAAGTTAAACAATAATAACTATGCCTCAGTCCTAAACAAGTAGGGGTCGACTATGTGAGTCCTCACTGACCATGTCATCTATATTATGAGGATTTATCATAATTTGGCAAGTTTTACGCCAGTTGGCAGCCTACTGCAATTCTCCTCCTTTATCAGCAATGTGAGCAAGCTTACATAGACGGAGTTTAGTAAAAGAGTTAACCGACTCAAACGAATAAAATTAATCATCAACTGAAACAGGGCATCCCGTAGATCTATTAGATGGTCATATATGGTAATCTTTTccctttattttaaaattttgagaGATCATAGCAGCTAATTTAGTCAAACCATAACATGAAAGCTTCCTTGAGAAAGCACTGCATCCACTACAAATTTATGACAATTTGTCTCTCATGTTTTATTACGATTTACCGCGAAGAGAGAGATTTTTTTTCTAGATATCATCTATCAGCTTCTGAGACAAGACATGTGTTGAACTTCGAACTAGTAACTTTGATTACTAAATTTGAATATTTGTACATTGCTCAAAATGATTTTAGGAACCTGAGATATTCTCAtcattaataaaattatttgtcTTATAAAAAAAAAGGTTTTGGAAACTTGAAGATTTTGTAGCCACAACTATACTGGTGTGCAATCTGCTTTTGATAGCTAGTTCTACATTGGTTTGCCATCCAATTTTGATAGTTGAGTCTATACTATAACCAGGGGCAAATCTAGGCTTCATTTGAACCCATAACATTTAGCCTAGGCATGAATTTATGTGTAAAATATATTGGAATTGTTGAAAACATTGAACTATGAACCCAAAACTCAAACAAGGTGATGGATTATGTGGTTCGAACCCGAGTCCTGAACCCATAGAACCAAAATCCTGATCCATCTCTGACTGTAACATCTTGTAACCATTTCCCTTTTAAATACTCACTGTCTGATACACGATTATTAGAAAGGGAAGTTAGTTAGGAATTCAAAAAGTAGTTAGAGTTAGTTAGACTTGTTACAAGAGTTAGAGTTTGTTACAATAACTAACTTCAGTTAGTTGAAAGAATCTGTTGGCCGAAGGAATCTGTTAGAAGAGCTCTTGAATTTCATTCAATGTAATAGATATAAATACATTGTAGTACACAAATTACAaacatgaataataatacaattcCTATTCTActtcttctctcttcttcttccCTTCTTCTTCTCTGCACTCGTTTACTGTTGATTTCTCGAATCATTCCTGAATCAACTCTGTGATCCTCGAGTTAACTAAACTCCTGCAATCGCGTAACACTGTCAGAAAATCTGGACTGATATTTTTATATTTCCTCTTGTATATTGCAGTGTTTACCCAATGGGACAGAATTCTTCGGGCAATGGTACAGTCCCCTCTGTACCGAGCAGAGATGCAGCAACCACACTTTCATCAAGTTCTACACAATCAACAAAAGAATGCGATTTCTCGTCTTTGACTCAAGGCATGTTCTCGAAACGCTGAAATTTTTTTGAGGAATTATACTAGTTTTTGGATCATAGTATACAAATAGAGTTATTAACATGAAAGTAGCTATCGGAAATCTATGCGTTACTAGGAAATTATAGACTATTGTAAAGAAACAATATTCAGTTTTCTATGGATGAGTTGATTAATATTTGTAGGTAGAATAATTAGATGTTGAAATTGAATGGACTTTTGGTCCTTTCCCTTCTGACTACAGAAGCAAAGCTAGCCTATTAGGTGCGGTTCGGAGTAACTCAGTCACGTTTGCTTAAACATTGTATTTGTAGTAGGGAATTTATTAAaaacatataaatatttaattgtcaACCCAGTAACTAAGACAAGTTATGGGTTCCATGACAAATTtcaaaacttataaatttcaaaaccTACAAATTTTAAATCCAGGTTCCGCCTCTTGGGCgtgaaaataaaaaaaggaaattaAGTAAAGGACTCCAAAAATGAGGTAAGACCTTGGCAAGTGCGTTACAAATAGCTAGGGCATAAGTGTTTTGACTATTTCTTTGGAAAATCTCTCATTAAATATTTTCATTACTCGCCAATCTTCTCTAGTCATTTTTTATTAAACAACAAACTTCATGTGTATATATATTAACTTGTGTGAAAATTAACAATGAAAATCTTGCAAAATTTTTGAAATGGAGAACAAGTGATAATTCTATTTGTGCAAAAAGTATTACATGAGATATTTTACGTGGTCCTGGCTGTTGTAAGCACATAAAAAACATTTAATTTACCTATTTAAATAGAGGTGCTCAAACCATATGCACAGACCATTATGCGAGTGAAATATGTAATGGCATTCAAAGCAAGTACTTCCGCCACGGGCAGCgggaataaataaatatttttaggtgatactttgttaataatttttttttaggtGTTACTTTGTTAAAGTAATCGGTCTAACCTTTGATTCCTGTAATTAAGATTTTCTTTCTCGCTCCTTCTGTAATTTCTTTTGATTTCATCCATTCTTTTTTACTTTAAGAGTGGGGCATATAGCACCTTGTGTCTCTACTTTTAACTAAAGGCAAACAACCGACATTACAAGCCAATTGAAACCTCCCGACTTGTTTGAGCCGTAGCAAGCTAGAGAGCACATGAGTCGTAAATAGGCCACTCACTCCTTAATAATAACaactaacaacaacaataataataataataataataataataataataataataataataataataataattagatAATATTATATATCCATCCATatacaaaaatgaaaaaaaatagtaTTAAAGAAAAATCATTTGTTTTATAAAGTCTTCATTCCCGGGAAGACGAAAAAGCAGAGAGGGTCTACGACATGCTCATGATCACTTTGACTCCCTCCAAACTTGGATGCATTTCTGCCCCTCCTTTGCTGCAACAGATTTAAAATGGGGAATAGATGAAACTAATATTAGGTCAAAGAGGAGGAACTAAAACAGTTTGAGACTCTTTTCTGAAGGCTATCTACTGCTCTTCATACTTGAATATAGGTTCAAAAAAATTATGACTTCTTTACATGCAGAATCATGCTTAGAACtgcttttcttgagccgagagcCTATCAGAAACAGTCTTTCTACCGCCacaaagtaggggtaaggtctgcatacacattaccctccccaaactccacttgtgggaatacactgggtatgttgttgttgttgttgttctttacATGCAGAAACTTGTGGGAAACAACAGAGAAACCTTTACATATTCAAACAGGCATCGGTTTGACTAGACATTGATCTGCTAAAATGTTTGGATAGTTTGCACAGATAACACCAACAGCTTCCCTGGATACATAGCCAAATGCATTGAAGTGTAGCCAGTCCTGTTCCAGGACATCGAGCTGAAACCTGTAAAACAACATAATCTTTCATTTGTAGATTATGTGACGAGATTGTTGGGTTCACATATAACTTCAGCATCCAGGGCGATGGGGGCAGGGTCACGGTTAAAGGGCATTAACCAAAGTATCAAAATCATCATCAGATTGTCGTTGCAAACAACCTGTTTATAACACATTATTGCCAGCAATAAAATGGTGTAAAACTATAAGTGAAATAATTCTCCAGTGTAATAATTTATTACCTGAAGATAACCAGTTGTTAGGTACTTAACGTGATATTTCATGTGTCCCTTTTTGGTAttgaggttcggactttttttTTCTGTCGACTAAGGGAAATTTGACAAGTTTAGTCAGCATGAGACGAGCAAAGTTGAGGTCAGACGAAACGGGATTGTGGTGTCAAAATGCAAACAATTTAGATATCTAGGCTTATTGTTTCAAGGGAATGGAATGATATCATACTCAAAAAATAGATGATGTTACTCATAGGATTAAAATAGGATAGTTGAAATGGAGAAGTGTTACCGAGGAGTTATGTGATAGAAGGATACCTACCAAAGTGAAACGTAAGTTCTATAGAACATGTATAAGACCAGCAACGTTATATGATACTGAATGTTGGGCCGCTAAAGTCTAACATATCCACAAGATTAGTGTGAAGAGATGCGAATGCTAAGATGGACTTGTTCATAAGATTAAAAATGACCACATTCTCCAGAAGTTGCAGGCACCATGCATTGAGGATAAATTAAGAGAAAGTCGCTTGAGATGGTTTGGTCATGTCCTGCGTCGACCAGTCTGTAAGTGTGAAACTATGGTGAGTGAAGGTGTTAAACGGGGTCGGggtagacctaaaatcacatggAAAGAAGTTGTCTTGAACGACCTACAATCATTGGAATCAATACAAACTTAGCTAAAATATAACacaattgaagaaaaaaaattcatacaTGTGATATCTACTAGCTGGGAATAGCTTTTTGAGAACttctaatattattattattactatacaTTACTTGTTAATCTCTATAACTATGCATTGATAGCTTAAAAAATTTACACCACGTTAAAAAATATATTGGTAGTGTAAGTAaattgtatataacttaaatctttACCAAAAGAATTGTCCATTTGTTGCTTTTTGCTGGAACCAGGGGGTCtccttattattatattattactattatttatatacACATACCATTTCAGCACATAGTGTCGGCCCTTTTCTTGAAACAAAGGGCAAAATATAGGCCGATTCTATCATAATAGAACCATGCGAAAAGAGAAGCTCTGATCAGCTAGAAATTATCTTAAAAAGATGCAGAATTTTAATTGGTTAGTAAACAAAATCAGAAGAGTATGTCTTGCATACCTATGAGATGGTAGAACCAGCAGAACTTTTCCTTAATCCCATGAACAATTTCTTTCCTGGTTCAATTCGATAAAAAGTAACTACAAAACCAAACAACTACTGGTCAGGGTACGATGATAATGTCCCATGCACGAGTAGAAGGAAGTAGGAATATATCATCTTCAGATTGTTTTCTTAAAACTTAAGTGGTACTCCAATGAACTTGAACATGCAACTAACCTCCTTTAGCTTGAAAACTACTTATACTACAGTCAAACATCTCTATAACAGcctcgtttgttccgaatatttttggatgttatagcgaagtgttgttatagagaacatatattatatcaTAACATAAAAATTGATTCCGAAAAGCTTGGCTTTTATAGAGAAGTGTTATATagggatgttgttatagagaggtttgactgtactaCGATCAACTAATTCACTAATGGTCATCATAGATCAAAAGGATATTCTATCACTAATCTCAGTCAAAAAATGCATGCTGCATTAGCGGAAGGGATGCAACCGGCTATACCAAGTTTTGCTGGGACCAGCAGAGATTCTCCAGTTGGCACTCGACGTTCATGAGACAAGCAATGGTTCCGtgcctgcaaaaaaaaaaaaaaaaaaaaaaaaaaaaatatatatatatatatatatatatatatatatatatatatatatatataacattagTTTCCTCATCCTAAAAAGGAATAGCAAAAGAATAAAAGAACAACATCTTGAAGCATCCCTAGATAGTTTTAACCTAAAAGAGTTGAGCTTTGACACGTTTAGAAGAAGTTCAGAAAGAAGGGAGAAAATAAGTATCACAATTGAGACAGATATAGTTCAAAGTAGCATAAAAGTACTATGTATATAACTGTCTAAGCGCAATTTAACTGAAAACAGGAAAAGGTATGAACAGCTCTGTTTAGCTAGATTGCCTATAATAGTTGTCATTGTATCTTACTAAAGCAATCAGCCAAAAGTCGGTTATGACTGGTAATCACAGGCCTGCTTTTGCTCGAGGCACTTTCACAAGATTTAGCAAAGAAATGATTAAATACATTCTACTTGTCGACAAAAAATAAGTGACTCTTATTATACATAGTACAAAAGGATGGAGGCAGCATAAGCTGACTCTTAAAGAatccacaacaacaacaaaaaaaacctGTGTAATTCCACAAAGTAGGGTCtggggtagagtgtacgcagaccttacccttaccttgtgaaggtagagaggttgtttgaATCATTCCAACAAATATTGAGAAATGATTGTGGGAGTAAAAGAGAGTTAACTGGTAAAATCAAATGCCTTAAAAATTCTTACAAGAACGAAATTCTTCTTTGAGCACTCCATGCACATAATTCCACCAAAATCCAACAGCAGATATGCGTCGAATGATACAATACATCCACAATGGACCAACTGCGAAGATAAAAATATTACTGATAAGAAACTTTTCTCACAAAGCTTACAAGTATATATACTTATGAACAAAGACCTTTTATTCATAGGCAGtagtggcaaaatggttaaaagtaAAAAGTTAtacacccatattatccattaaaaaatgggttggataatgaacttttcaaaaacaggtcaaatatggataagaaccatattatctacttagaaaatggataaccaagtggataactaatgggtttaacttttacatttaaagcctcaaattgggggttcctcaagtgtGGGAGACTTGGAATTCcccccaaaagtgatcatattcaagaagccatgaataatatggatatccatattatccgtatccatattatccgcaagttaacccattttttatccgtattaaatatgagtcgggtcggataatttacaCGTTTTTTGCATTACCTGTTTTCGGCACGTCCATAtccgacccgcccgtttgccacctCTATTCATAGGCATAGCTAAGTTTCTATATGTAAAATTATGATTGATACCTTTTTCCACTCACCTTGCCACATGACTCACAATCTCTCCAGCCATCATCTCTTCTATGGAAAGTCTCGCAAAACCTATCGGCCTCAAATACAGAACTAGACGAAAAATAAGAACTAATCAAAAGGTAAATCACATTCATTAATAGCCTTATAAGCCTCAACATGTTACACCATATTAAGCTAAGTGAAGGGAGGGACTGATATCACTTCATCCAACTAAACAGAATTATGACACTCACAGTTTCCTGATTCGGAACTCGTCATGTCATTCATTTCTCCTTTAACCGCAGAGAGCAGTTAACATTCCATTCACCAAAAAATCAAGTTATATATTGACTTTTTTCGGCAGTCATTAGCAGTTAAAAAGAAATATATGAGAATACATTCTGACTTCATCTTTGGAAAATAAAGTCGTGCAGAAGCTCTTACTTGGAGGTCTTTCCGTATACAAGTCAAATCACCTAAGAGTGTTACTCGCCATAACCAACCACATAATTGATTAGTACTGATGTCAGTTTTAAGGCGAGTATCGACTTAAAACTGCCAAAAAATTTCAGAATGGAAATGCCAAAAAATTTCAGACCAGGCATTTTGAAATTGAATGGAAGATTAGATCAATTCCTAATAACCAGTCCAGAATACTTGCAACTTTTAGTCCACTTTATATCTTTTGGACAAGCAAGTTGCAACTAACAAAATGAATCCACattcataaaaatcaatatactAACTGTACAAACAACTTACCCACGCACAGAGTGCTCTCAGCTAGTGCTTGGCATGGGGAGAGTGGGTGTacaccaaaaatatcaaat
The DNA window shown above is from Nicotiana tomentosiformis chromosome 8, ASM39032v3, whole genome shotgun sequence and carries:
- the LOC104088034 gene encoding B3 domain-containing transcription factor VAL3-like isoform X1; its protein translation is MASLLKASMASFSSRSSCFHCEESTSDNFRNGWRLRSCKFAQLCHLCASVFEADRFCETFHRRDDGWRDCESCGKLVHCGCIVSFDAYLLLDFGGIMCMECSKKNFVLARNHCLSHERRVPTGESLLVPAKLVTFYRIEPGKKLFMGLRKSSAGSTIS
- the LOC104088034 gene encoding uncharacterized protein isoform X2 produces the protein MASLLKASMASFSSRSSCFHCEESTSDNFRNGWRLRSCKFAQLCHLCASVFEADRFCETFHRRDDGWRDCESCGKVSGKSWSIVDVLYHSTHICCWILVELCAWSAQRRISFLHGTIACLMNVECQLENLCWSQQNLLLFIELNQERNCSWD